In a single window of the Streptomyces sp. CGMCC 4.7035 genome:
- a CDS encoding glycosyltransferase family 4 protein: MRWYAPGGRHLNWHRLARRAAGADAVVLEQALHNLEAFPLLLRQSVGHLARRRGRPVAFWGHGRTFTKPQNRLETWGKEVLTRRGAWFFSYTDEGAAHVASRGFPRERITVVQNSIDTAALSETCDRARSPGTTEFAEAEGLRRQHDLTAGRTALFVGGLDAPKRIPFLLDTARRITEELPGFRLLVAGDGPARGLVEEAAARPGSGVIAVGRAVGRSVALLGAVSDIMLMPGRVGLCAVDSFALRTPIVTTAWPWHAPEFEYLADARNAVVSVDDPAAYATAVVTLLRDHKRLAALADACSRDASVYTVQNMAARFSKGILQMLSQFEAVGRRP, encoded by the coding sequence ATGAGGTGGTACGCGCCGGGTGGGCGGCACCTGAACTGGCACAGGCTGGCACGGCGCGCGGCCGGGGCTGACGCGGTCGTCCTGGAGCAGGCTCTGCACAACCTGGAGGCATTCCCCCTCCTGTTGCGGCAGTCCGTCGGACATCTCGCGCGACGACGTGGTCGCCCGGTCGCGTTCTGGGGGCATGGCCGAACCTTCACCAAACCACAGAACCGGCTCGAGACCTGGGGCAAGGAGGTGCTGACTCGACGGGGCGCATGGTTCTTCTCCTACACCGATGAAGGTGCTGCTCATGTGGCATCGCGCGGTTTCCCCCGGGAACGCATCACTGTCGTTCAGAACTCGATCGACACCGCGGCGTTGTCGGAGACCTGCGACCGCGCCCGGAGTCCGGGGACGACCGAATTCGCCGAGGCCGAAGGTCTGCGGCGGCAACATGATCTGACGGCCGGCCGCACAGCGCTGTTCGTGGGCGGGCTGGACGCTCCCAAACGCATTCCCTTCCTCCTGGACACCGCTCGACGGATCACGGAGGAACTGCCGGGCTTCCGGCTGCTGGTCGCCGGAGACGGACCCGCCCGCGGCCTGGTGGAAGAAGCCGCCGCACGTCCCGGAAGCGGCGTGATCGCAGTCGGCCGTGCTGTCGGACGCTCTGTGGCCTTGTTGGGTGCCGTCAGCGACATCATGCTCATGCCCGGCCGGGTGGGACTGTGCGCCGTCGACTCCTTTGCACTGCGCACCCCCATCGTCACCACGGCGTGGCCCTGGCACGCCCCCGAGTTCGAGTATCTGGCCGATGCGCGCAACGCCGTCGTGTCCGTCGACGATCCCGCTGCCTATGCGACAGCCGTGGTCACGCTTCTACGTGACCACAAACGCCTCGCGGCACTCGCTGACGCGTGCAGCAGAGACGCATCGGTTTACACGGTGCAGAACATGGCCGCACGCTTCAGCAAGGGAATCCTGCAGATGTTGAGTCAGTTCGAGGCCGTCGGCCGACGGCCGTAG
- a CDS encoding WecB/TagA/CpsF family glycosyltransferase — MAREQMRVQVLGVGISAVNPESAVEAIEGWIETGQRSYVCVTGVHGVMESQRDPALRRIHNASGLTVPDGMPMVWAGHRVGAPWMSQVRGADLMFSVLQRAAERGWSSYLYGGADGVPELLAQNLARRIPALKIVGAYSPPFRALTPEEDEEVVRRINDSGADLVWVGLSTPKQERWMAEHRERLDASVLLGVGAAFDFHAGLMRQAPGWMRRHGLEWSYRLCKEPRRLWRRYLRNNPEFMARIALRPPRLTPGDEPL; from the coding sequence ATGGCAAGGGAACAGATGAGGGTGCAGGTTCTCGGCGTGGGCATCAGCGCCGTGAATCCGGAATCCGCTGTCGAGGCCATCGAGGGGTGGATCGAGACAGGGCAGCGGTCGTACGTGTGCGTCACGGGCGTCCACGGAGTCATGGAATCCCAGCGCGATCCCGCCCTCCGCCGCATCCATAACGCTTCGGGACTCACCGTCCCTGACGGAATGCCCATGGTCTGGGCGGGGCACCGGGTCGGCGCCCCCTGGATGAGCCAGGTACGTGGCGCCGACCTGATGTTCTCGGTTCTGCAGCGTGCCGCGGAGCGCGGCTGGTCGTCCTATTTGTATGGCGGAGCGGACGGGGTTCCGGAACTGCTCGCCCAGAACCTGGCTCGCCGCATCCCCGCACTGAAGATCGTGGGTGCGTACTCCCCTCCTTTCAGGGCGCTCACCCCGGAAGAGGACGAGGAGGTCGTGCGCCGCATCAACGACAGCGGAGCCGATCTCGTCTGGGTGGGCCTGTCCACCCCGAAGCAGGAGCGTTGGATGGCGGAGCATCGCGAACGTCTCGATGCTTCCGTCCTCCTCGGCGTCGGAGCGGCCTTCGACTTCCACGCCGGTCTCATGCGACAGGCTCCGGGATGGATGCGACGCCATGGTCTTGAATGGTCGTATCGGCTGTGCAAAGAGCCTCGTCGGCTGTGGCGACGCTACCTCCGTAACAATCCGGAATTCATGGCGCGCATTGCCCTGAGGCCGCCCCGGCTGACGCCCGGCGACGAACCGCTGTGA
- a CDS encoding lipopolysaccharide biosynthesis protein: MTLPVGAVTNLALIHTVVGAVGVSGYAVFALVTTLPTMLPATDLGAGAALTEAVARDSSRERRLVRGTVLSSARNLMCAGAAIAAAGIIMALFGMWDRVLGDAAQPGSDLTVAVASVLFGCSLPLGLSRSVLLAVNRNEVTFLLQGAGCVLQFGLVLLAVGLGAPTGGLVCAAFLSQCLVNAVGAVIAGRCVGMPLLAMIARSVRERALKERAPIAHLAVPTSITTAAAVVALCTDRLVLSHVAGPTAVAVYSAGEQFFGPASSLLTAAGLPLWALFARRRQSSGAPRRQLAKLTAAFAAAGLVLGIAIVVFGVVAGTWMMHGRIRVGTDLMVAFATLLFVQAVAIPAAMWTMDAAGLRFKAITYSLMAVVNLVGSIFLARLGAEGPIIASVVSYAALVLVPTLLRAFRRA; this comes from the coding sequence GTGGGAGTGTCCGGCTATGCGGTCTTCGCGCTGGTGACCACGCTGCCGACGATGCTTCCCGCCACGGATCTGGGTGCGGGAGCCGCGCTCACCGAGGCCGTTGCGCGCGACAGCTCGCGTGAACGACGGCTGGTGCGCGGCACGGTTCTGTCCTCGGCACGCAACCTGATGTGCGCGGGAGCGGCCATTGCCGCCGCGGGCATCATCATGGCTCTGTTCGGAATGTGGGACAGGGTGCTGGGCGACGCCGCCCAGCCGGGGTCCGACCTCACCGTGGCGGTCGCCTCGGTGCTGTTCGGATGCAGCCTGCCGCTCGGACTGAGCAGATCCGTGCTGTTGGCCGTGAACCGCAACGAGGTCACGTTCCTGCTGCAGGGGGCGGGCTGCGTCCTGCAGTTCGGCCTCGTGCTGCTCGCCGTGGGACTGGGTGCCCCCACAGGCGGGTTGGTCTGCGCCGCCTTCCTCTCTCAGTGCCTCGTGAACGCGGTCGGCGCGGTCATCGCCGGTCGCTGCGTGGGAATGCCGCTGCTGGCGATGATTGCCCGTAGTGTCCGCGAAAGGGCGTTGAAGGAGCGGGCGCCTATCGCCCACCTCGCCGTTCCCACGTCCATCACTACCGCTGCCGCGGTCGTCGCCCTCTGCACCGACCGGCTCGTCCTCAGCCACGTGGCCGGCCCGACGGCCGTGGCCGTCTATTCGGCCGGCGAACAGTTCTTCGGGCCGGCGTCCAGCCTGCTGACCGCCGCCGGGCTGCCGCTGTGGGCGCTCTTCGCCCGGAGGAGACAGTCGTCCGGCGCGCCCAGGCGCCAACTCGCCAAGCTCACCGCCGCCTTCGCCGCCGCCGGCCTGGTCCTGGGCATCGCAATCGTCGTGTTCGGCGTTGTCGCGGGTACCTGGATGATGCACGGACGGATTCGGGTGGGGACCGACCTCATGGTCGCGTTCGCCACGCTGCTTTTCGTGCAGGCGGTCGCCATCCCGGCCGCCATGTGGACGATGGACGCCGCGGGACTGCGGTTCAAGGCGATCACCTACAGCCTGATGGCCGTGGTGAACCTCGTGGGGTCCATCTTCCTGGCCCGTCTGGGAGCCGAGGGTCCCATCATCGCCTCAGTCGTCTCCTATGCCGCCCTCGTGCTCGTACCCACCTTGCTCAGAGCCTTCCGCCGTGCTTGA
- a CDS encoding sugar transferase — translation MQTHVIRKQPPAGRRTGKPPWYGPAAVLGDAVGALLPVLLAFTLADSTHAVAYALVAAAVWLLVRGARDRYAERRLGERHNLGPALQDWLVLVGVLAVVRAATGEESPFLLAMAALAPCAPTSAVVHTLIHRHLMARRRGGQAIRRALVIGEANAVDGLVSHLAKRADHEFVVVGVCAIGDEDPHVLAPVAARLDRQAPPHMSTDSAPVLEAAQQLDVDVVLVVPGPCMTGPRLRRLSWALHSEECPLVVVPGLTEVARRRVGVSSVAGLTLLDVAPPLRQGCATLLKSATDRLGAALLIVLLAPVFVVVALTVWLDSPGPVVHRQTRIGRGGKPFTMAKFRTMVADAERLKHKLAATNEQDGRMFKIRHDPRITRVGRVLRRYSLDELPQLFNVVQGHMSLVGPRPPLPDEVAGYDEVELRRLAVKPGLTGLWQVSGRSDLSWDETIALDLRYVDNWSPSVDLEVLVRTVRAVLAGTGAY, via the coding sequence GTGCAGACACATGTCATCCGGAAGCAGCCACCGGCCGGGCGCCGCACCGGCAAACCGCCCTGGTACGGACCGGCAGCGGTCCTCGGCGACGCGGTCGGCGCCCTGCTGCCGGTCCTTCTGGCCTTCACGCTGGCCGACAGCACGCATGCCGTCGCCTACGCGTTGGTGGCGGCCGCGGTATGGCTGCTCGTGCGCGGCGCACGGGACCGTTACGCCGAACGCCGTCTCGGTGAGCGCCACAACCTCGGCCCCGCGCTGCAGGACTGGCTCGTGCTGGTCGGAGTGCTCGCGGTGGTCCGGGCGGCGACGGGCGAGGAGTCCCCGTTCCTCCTGGCCATGGCCGCCCTGGCGCCCTGCGCCCCGACGAGCGCCGTCGTGCACACGCTGATCCACCGTCATCTGATGGCCCGGCGCCGCGGCGGCCAGGCCATCCGCCGGGCCCTGGTGATCGGCGAGGCGAACGCCGTCGACGGTCTGGTGAGCCACCTCGCGAAGCGGGCCGACCATGAGTTCGTCGTCGTCGGGGTGTGCGCGATCGGCGACGAGGACCCGCATGTGCTGGCCCCGGTCGCAGCGCGTCTCGACCGGCAGGCGCCACCGCACATGTCGACCGACTCCGCCCCGGTACTGGAAGCGGCCCAGCAGCTCGACGTGGACGTCGTCCTCGTCGTACCGGGGCCGTGCATGACCGGACCGCGCCTGAGGCGGCTGTCGTGGGCACTGCACAGCGAGGAGTGCCCGCTCGTGGTCGTACCGGGCCTGACCGAGGTGGCCCGGCGCCGGGTGGGCGTCTCCTCGGTGGCCGGGCTCACGCTGCTGGACGTGGCACCGCCCCTGAGGCAGGGATGCGCGACGCTGCTGAAGTCGGCGACCGACCGGCTGGGCGCGGCACTGCTGATCGTGCTGCTGGCCCCGGTGTTCGTGGTCGTGGCCCTCACCGTATGGCTGGACTCCCCGGGCCCCGTCGTGCACCGGCAGACCCGCATCGGCCGCGGGGGGAAGCCCTTCACCATGGCGAAGTTCCGCACCATGGTCGCGGACGCGGAGCGGTTGAAGCACAAGTTGGCCGCGACCAACGAGCAGGACGGCCGGATGTTCAAGATCCGCCACGATCCCCGGATCACCCGCGTCGGCCGGGTGCTGCGCCGCTACTCCCTGGACGAACTGCCCCAGCTGTTCAACGTGGTGCAGGGACACATGTCCCTGGTGGGCCCACGGCCACCCCTGCCGGACGAGGTCGCCGGCTACGACGAGGTGGAGCTGCGCAGACTGGCCGTCAAGCCCGGCCTGACCGGCCTGTGGCAGGTCAGCGGCCGGTCCGACCTCTCCTGGGACGAGACGATCGCTCTGGACCTGCGGTACGTGGACAACTGGTCGCCGTCCGTCGACCTCGAGGTGCTGGTGCGGACGGTGCGGGCCGTCCTCGCGGGCACCGGGGCCTACTGA
- a CDS encoding NAD-dependent epimerase/dehydratase family protein: MAGVDAVVTGAGGFIGGHLTRALLAEGRSVRAVDRKPLRDWYQVHDGALNVVRDVSLLDSCHEVLDGGAGEVYHLAADMGGMGFIESNKAACMLSVLSSTHMLLAARDAGVGRYFYSSSACVYAAHKQTEAEVLPLREEDAYPAMPEDGYGWEKLFSERMARHFREDYGLTTRVARYHNVYGPFGTWTGGREKAPAAACRKVAQAVLTGGQEIEIWGDGEQTRSFTYIDDCVEGTMRLARSECAEPLNIGSDRLVSINQLYAIVEQIAGVRLEHRHVPGPLGVRGRNSDNTRVRKELGWEPEVSLLDGLEATYRWVYDQVTAQLQGRPYQR; this comes from the coding sequence GTGGCTGGTGTCGATGCTGTGGTGACGGGTGCGGGGGGGTTCATCGGAGGGCACCTCACGCGGGCGCTGCTCGCGGAGGGCAGGTCTGTGCGAGCTGTCGACCGCAAGCCGTTGCGCGATTGGTATCAGGTTCACGACGGGGCCTTGAATGTGGTCCGGGATGTCTCGTTGCTCGATTCCTGCCATGAGGTACTGGACGGGGGCGCCGGGGAGGTCTACCACCTTGCGGCCGACATGGGGGGAATGGGTTTCATCGAGAGCAACAAAGCCGCGTGCATGCTCTCGGTCCTGTCCAGTACGCACATGCTGCTCGCAGCCCGGGACGCAGGGGTGGGACGTTATTTCTATTCCTCGTCGGCGTGTGTGTACGCGGCGCACAAGCAGACCGAGGCCGAGGTGCTCCCGCTGCGGGAGGAGGACGCCTACCCGGCCATGCCCGAGGACGGTTATGGCTGGGAGAAGCTGTTCAGCGAGCGCATGGCACGTCATTTCCGCGAGGACTACGGGCTGACGACTCGCGTCGCGCGCTATCACAACGTCTACGGCCCGTTCGGTACCTGGACGGGCGGTCGTGAGAAGGCGCCCGCCGCAGCGTGCCGCAAGGTGGCACAGGCTGTGCTCACGGGTGGGCAGGAGATCGAGATCTGGGGCGATGGTGAGCAGACCCGGAGCTTCACGTACATCGACGACTGCGTGGAGGGAACGATGCGGCTGGCGCGCAGTGAGTGCGCCGAGCCGCTCAACATCGGGTCCGACCGGCTGGTCTCCATCAACCAGCTCTACGCGATCGTCGAGCAGATCGCCGGCGTGAGGTTGGAGCACCGCCATGTTCCGGGTCCGCTCGGTGTGCGTGGCCGCAACAGCGACAACACGCGCGTCCGCAAGGAACTGGGCTGGGAACCGGAAGTCTCGCTGCTCGACGGCTTGGAGGCCACCTATCGCTGGGTGTACGACCAGGTGACAGCACAGCTCCAGGGCCGGCCCTATCAGCGCTGA
- a CDS encoding DUF4012 domain-containing protein, giving the protein MPRPSRSDERAPGRRRALGYAVLAAASLPLAGAAWIAVTGLLARSELMAAQQDLDALRQSMARQATPASAAGAQPMSPRAVEQAVRSAAAHAARAHRLTTGPAWYSAAALPFLGDPVRTVRGAAHAADRLAGDVLNPLVHALPRPTPDGSGDGMSEALTTLQQHAPDVDRATRVAAEVRADVHDLPRSSWLPAADRARAGLAQQLDRLAPVMTDASVAARVLPSMLGAQGERRYFLAFQNLAEARGTGGLPGAFAVLRAERGHLSFERFGNNTEMATAKADIDLGADFAARYRGSDPTHVWANSNMSPHFPYAARIWAAAWREHTGERVDGVIAIDPVTLSRFLRVTGPAGMADGTRLTADNVVDLTERASYALYDDVGRRKAFFVDAARAAAGPLISAADDTHRLPALLVAVNDAQQEGRLKVWSAHTEEQRLIESRPYSGTLPDTPGPFAGLVVNNAAGSKLDYYLDRSLVWEAGGCSRGDRPVTVTMTLTNRAPASGLPSYVTLREDRRPYPTRPGDNRLLVSYYAGAGASLTSATLDGHPTMLTSGVERRHSVFTTDLELPSGSSRTLVLHLREPHANGTPALLQQPLVTPLRATLKPRGA; this is encoded by the coding sequence GTGCCCCGCCCCAGCCGCTCGGATGAGCGGGCGCCGGGTCGCCGTCGCGCACTCGGGTACGCCGTTCTGGCAGCCGCGTCGCTCCCGCTGGCCGGCGCCGCCTGGATCGCTGTCACCGGCCTGCTGGCCCGTTCGGAGCTGATGGCGGCTCAGCAGGACCTCGACGCGCTGCGGCAGTCGATGGCACGCCAGGCGACACCCGCCTCCGCCGCCGGGGCGCAGCCCATGTCCCCCCGGGCCGTGGAGCAGGCGGTGCGTTCCGCGGCCGCCCACGCCGCGCGGGCCCATCGCCTCACCACCGGCCCGGCCTGGTACTCGGCCGCCGCCCTGCCCTTCCTCGGGGACCCGGTCAGGACCGTACGCGGCGCCGCCCACGCGGCGGACCGCCTGGCCGGCGACGTGCTGAACCCGCTGGTACACGCCTTGCCCCGGCCCACGCCGGACGGCAGCGGCGACGGGATGTCCGAGGCCCTCACGACGTTGCAGCAGCACGCGCCGGACGTCGACCGGGCCACGCGCGTGGCCGCCGAGGTCCGGGCCGACGTCCACGACCTGCCCCGTTCGAGCTGGCTGCCGGCGGCCGACCGGGCCCGTGCCGGGCTCGCACAGCAGCTCGACCGCCTCGCACCTGTGATGACCGACGCCTCCGTGGCGGCCCGCGTGCTGCCGTCGATGCTCGGCGCACAAGGGGAACGGCGCTACTTCCTCGCCTTCCAGAACCTCGCCGAGGCACGCGGCACCGGGGGCCTGCCGGGGGCCTTCGCCGTGCTGCGGGCCGAGCGGGGCCATCTGTCCTTCGAGCGGTTCGGCAACAACACCGAGATGGCCACGGCGAAGGCGGACATCGACCTGGGAGCCGACTTCGCGGCTCGCTACCGGGGCAGCGATCCCACGCATGTATGGGCCAACTCCAACATGAGCCCGCACTTCCCCTACGCCGCCCGCATCTGGGCCGCGGCCTGGCGCGAGCACACCGGCGAGCGCGTGGACGGCGTGATCGCCATCGACCCCGTGACGCTGAGCCGTTTCCTGCGGGTCACCGGCCCGGCCGGCATGGCCGACGGCACCCGGCTCACCGCCGACAATGTCGTGGACCTCACCGAACGGGCCAGCTACGCCCTCTACGACGACGTCGGGCGCCGCAAGGCGTTCTTCGTCGACGCGGCCCGCGCCGCCGCCGGGCCCCTGATCTCGGCGGCCGACGACACACACCGGCTGCCCGCGCTGCTCGTCGCCGTGAACGACGCCCAGCAGGAGGGCCGGCTGAAGGTGTGGAGCGCCCACACGGAAGAGCAGCGCCTGATCGAGTCGCGCCCCTACTCGGGCACGCTCCCGGACACCCCCGGCCCCTTCGCGGGGCTCGTCGTGAACAACGCCGCGGGCTCCAAGCTGGACTACTACCTCGACCGGAGCCTGGTCTGGGAAGCAGGCGGCTGCTCCCGCGGCGACCGCCCGGTCACCGTCACCATGACGCTGACCAACCGGGCCCCGGCCTCCGGCCTGCCCAGTTACGTCACCCTGCGCGAGGACCGCCGGCCCTACCCCACCCGGCCGGGTGACAACCGGCTCCTGGTGTCGTACTACGCCGGGGCCGGAGCCAGCCTCACCAGTGCCACCCTCGACGGCCACCCGACGATGCTCACGTCCGGCGTCGAACGCCGCCACTCCGTGTTCACGACGGACCTGGAACTGCCCTCCGGCTCCAGCCGCACGCTGGTACTGCACCTTCGGGAACCACACGCGAACGGCACCCCCGCCCTGTTGCAGCAGCCCCTGGTGACGCCGCTGCGGGCCACGTTGAAGCCAAGGGGTGCCTGA
- a CDS encoding (Fe-S)-binding protein, whose amino-acid sequence MQLAAIIVSLVLTVVGVALLARAIGQFVRYFKLGQPVPADSRTDNPYQRSVTLVREFLGHTRMNRWGIVGIAHWFVAIGFLTLPPTIINAYGQLFQADWTLPVVGDFLPYELYIEFIGTMTTLGIVTLMVIRLLSLPSRPGRKSRFAGSKMGQAYFVEYVIFTIGLAIMALRGLEGALHHVDHYEAAYFASYPLILAFKGLSLTTLQNLTYLFAMIKLGTTMIWMITVSLNTNMGVAWHRFLAFPNIWFKRNADGSTALGALQPMTSGGKAIDFEDPGDDDVFGVSQVEQFSWKGLLDFSTCTECGRCQSQCPAWNTGKPLSPKLLIMSLRDHAHAKAPYLLAGGGKTMEGEEKASEEQLKDVPAAALAEAERPLIGTAEENGVIDPDVLWSCTTCGACVEQCPVDIEHVDHIVDMRRYQVMIESAFPSEAGTMLKNLEKKGNPWGLAKKQRLEWTKEVDFEVPVVGRDIEDLTEVEYLYWVGCAGALEDRAKKTTKAFAELLHIAGVKFAIMGGDEKCTGDSARRLGNEPLFQELGMENVAALNMAFGEDDEDESTKKPKSAKKIVATCPHCLNTIGNEYPQLGGDYEVIHHTQLLQHLVDEGKLIPVTPVEGIITYHDPCYLGRHNKIYTPPREIIGKVPGLRNEEMHRHKERGFCCGAGGARMWMEERIGKRINNERVDEALSLNPDIVSTACPFCLVMLTDSVNGKKNDGKAKESIQVVDVAQLLLDSVKTPADPAGEAETESRPEPEPVK is encoded by the coding sequence ATGCAACTCGCCGCGATCATCGTGTCGCTGGTCCTGACCGTAGTCGGCGTCGCGCTGCTCGCACGTGCCATCGGTCAGTTCGTCCGGTACTTCAAGCTCGGCCAGCCCGTCCCCGCCGACAGCCGGACCGACAACCCCTACCAGCGCAGCGTGACGCTGGTCAGGGAGTTCCTCGGCCACACCCGGATGAACCGGTGGGGCATCGTGGGCATCGCCCACTGGTTCGTGGCCATCGGCTTCCTGACGCTGCCGCCGACGATCATCAACGCCTACGGCCAGCTCTTCCAGGCCGACTGGACGCTCCCCGTCGTCGGCGACTTCCTGCCGTACGAGCTCTACATCGAGTTCATCGGCACCATGACCACGCTCGGCATCGTCACGCTGATGGTCATCCGCCTGCTGAGCCTGCCGTCGCGGCCCGGCCGCAAGTCCCGGTTCGCGGGCTCGAAGATGGGTCAGGCGTACTTCGTCGAGTACGTCATCTTCACCATCGGTCTGGCGATCATGGCTCTGCGCGGCCTTGAGGGCGCCCTGCACCACGTGGACCACTACGAGGCCGCGTACTTCGCCTCGTATCCGCTGATCCTGGCCTTCAAGGGCCTCAGCCTCACGACGCTGCAGAACCTCACCTACCTCTTCGCGATGATCAAGCTGGGCACCACCATGATCTGGATGATCACGGTGAGCCTGAACACCAACATGGGTGTGGCCTGGCATCGCTTCCTCGCCTTCCCGAACATCTGGTTCAAGCGCAACGCGGACGGCTCCACCGCGCTGGGCGCGCTGCAGCCGATGACGAGCGGCGGCAAGGCGATCGACTTCGAGGACCCGGGCGACGACGACGTCTTCGGCGTCTCCCAGGTCGAGCAGTTCTCCTGGAAGGGCCTGCTGGACTTCTCCACCTGCACCGAGTGCGGCCGCTGCCAGTCGCAGTGCCCCGCCTGGAACACCGGCAAGCCGCTCTCGCCGAAGCTGCTGATCATGTCGCTGCGCGACCACGCGCACGCCAAGGCGCCGTACCTGCTGGCCGGCGGCGGCAAGACGATGGAGGGCGAGGAGAAGGCCTCCGAGGAGCAGCTGAAGGACGTCCCCGCCGCCGCTCTCGCCGAGGCCGAGCGTCCGCTGATCGGCACCGCCGAGGAGAACGGCGTCATCGACCCGGACGTCCTGTGGTCCTGCACCACCTGCGGCGCCTGCGTCGAGCAGTGCCCGGTCGACATCGAGCACGTCGACCACATCGTCGACATGCGCCGCTACCAGGTCATGATCGAGTCCGCGTTCCCGTCCGAGGCGGGCACGATGCTCAAGAACCTGGAGAAGAAGGGCAATCCCTGGGGCCTGGCCAAGAAGCAGCGCCTGGAGTGGACCAAGGAGGTCGACTTCGAGGTGCCGGTCGTGGGCCGGGACATCGAGGACCTCACCGAGGTCGAGTACCTCTACTGGGTCGGCTGTGCGGGTGCCCTGGAGGACCGCGCCAAGAAGACGACGAAGGCGTTCGCCGAACTCCTCCACATCGCGGGCGTCAAGTTCGCGATCATGGGCGGCGACGAGAAGTGCACCGGTGACTCCGCCCGCCGCCTGGGCAACGAGCCCCTGTTCCAGGAGCTCGGCATGGAGAACGTGGCCGCGCTGAACATGGCATTCGGCGAGGACGACGAGGACGAGTCGACCAAGAAGCCGAAGTCCGCGAAGAAGATCGTCGCCACCTGCCCGCACTGCCTCAACACGATCGGCAACGAGTACCCGCAGCTCGGCGGCGACTACGAGGTCATCCACCACACCCAGCTGCTCCAGCACCTGGTGGACGAGGGCAAGCTGATCCCGGTCACCCCGGTCGAGGGCATCATCACCTACCACGACCCCTGCTACCTGGGCCGCCACAACAAGATCTACACGCCGCCGCGCGAGATCATCGGCAAGGTCCCGGGCCTCAGGAACGAGGAGATGCACCGCCACAAGGAGCGCGGCTTCTGCTGTGGCGCCGGTGGTGCGCGGATGTGGATGGAGGAGCGGATCGGCAAGCGCATCAACAACGAGCGCGTCGACGAGGCCCTCTCCCTCAACCCGGACATCGTCTCGACCGCCTGCCCGTTCTGCCTGGTCATGCTCACGGACTCGGTGAACGGGAAGAAGAACGATGGCAAGGCGAAGGAGTCCATCCAGGTCGTGGACGTCGCCCAGCTGCTCCTCGACTCCGTCAAGACGCCGGCCGACCCGGCGGGCGAGGCGGAGACGGAGAGCCGGCCGGAGCCGGAGCCGGTGAAGTAG
- a CDS encoding glycosyltransferase family 4 protein has protein sequence MKNIPHLRGVPSRVGPGPYRVALVHSFYSSRQPSGENAAVRDQAEALGAAGHEVTVVAAHTDSLEQERGYAVRAAVRVATGRGRSPLAELEKFAPDVVHVHNLFPNFGTEWLDRWRGALVATMHNYRPACAAGTLFRDGKACTRCPDGDRWEGLRRGCYRGSRFATAPLAWALRSGAAAHPVLRRTDRIVVLSERSRDLYLTFGLPAQRIVVVPNFVDVSDHSRTGNADITPPSTGPRWLFIGRLGEEKGILQLLQTWPRREHLDVIGSGPLESKCQQLAPDRVRFLGSFPRKRILDVLPGYTGLIFSSLAFENAPLVLPEALASGVPILARAGSSVADSVRKYGTGAVYHTNDELPRALQNARTVFPGLREHCRKVYTEHYTAQSWNAAMTAVYEQAVSDHGVLTR, from the coding sequence ATGAAAAACATTCCTCATCTCCGAGGCGTGCCGTCCCGTGTCGGTCCGGGGCCTTATCGCGTGGCCCTGGTGCACAGTTTCTACTCGTCACGGCAGCCGAGCGGAGAAAACGCTGCTGTACGAGATCAAGCCGAAGCGTTGGGGGCGGCAGGACACGAAGTCACCGTGGTGGCCGCCCACACCGACAGCCTTGAGCAAGAGCGCGGATACGCTGTGCGCGCCGCGGTTCGGGTCGCCACCGGGCGAGGCCGTTCTCCGCTGGCAGAACTGGAGAAGTTCGCGCCCGATGTCGTGCATGTGCACAACCTTTTCCCGAACTTCGGCACCGAATGGCTCGATCGTTGGCGAGGAGCACTCGTCGCCACCATGCACAACTACCGGCCGGCCTGCGCCGCCGGAACGCTCTTCCGTGACGGCAAGGCCTGCACGCGATGTCCCGACGGCGACCGCTGGGAGGGCTTGCGGCGCGGCTGTTACCGGGGATCGCGATTCGCGACAGCCCCCCTCGCCTGGGCGCTTCGCAGCGGCGCGGCAGCACATCCCGTGTTGCGCCGAACCGACAGGATTGTTGTGCTGTCCGAGCGGAGCCGGGATCTCTATCTCACATTCGGACTACCAGCACAGAGAATTGTCGTGGTGCCCAACTTTGTCGATGTTTCTGACCACTCACGCACCGGCAACGCGGACATCACTCCGCCATCCACAGGCCCTCGCTGGCTCTTCATCGGCCGACTCGGCGAGGAAAAGGGAATCCTTCAGCTATTGCAGACCTGGCCACGCCGTGAACACCTGGACGTCATCGGCTCCGGCCCACTGGAATCAAAATGCCAACAACTGGCCCCGGACCGCGTGCGCTTTCTGGGGAGCTTTCCACGCAAGCGCATCCTGGATGTGCTCCCCGGTTATACCGGGCTGATCTTTTCAAGCCTTGCTTTCGAGAATGCCCCGCTCGTCCTTCCTGAGGCCCTGGCGTCCGGAGTGCCCATTCTCGCGCGGGCAGGGTCATCAGTTGCGGACAGCGTGCGGAAGTACGGAACAGGCGCGGTCTACCACACGAACGACGAGCTACCGCGGGCACTGCAGAACGCGCGGACAGTCTTTCCCGGACTTCGAGAGCACTGCCGCAAGGTCTATACCGAGCACTACACGGCCCAATCCTGGAACGCTGCGATGACCGCGGTGTACGAGCAAGCGGTGAGCGACCATGGGGTGTTGACACGTTGA